A single region of the Chelonia mydas isolate rCheMyd1 chromosome 4, rCheMyd1.pri.v2, whole genome shotgun sequence genome encodes:
- the PCED1A gene encoding PC-esterase domain-containing protein 1A isoform X5, which yields MVTFVTHEVRQLLHNKFVVVVGDSSESAEGTPEPPSAGVQRSVYKDLVLLLQKDALLSQAQLKAKGELTFENDCLVEGGTLGELTNGTHYKEVRQYRTDHHLVRFYFVTRVYSDYMESILADFQAGPQPDVVIINSCLWDVSRYGPKSMKQYRVNLEKAFNRLDKVLPHACLLVWNMTMPVGHKIIGGFLTPELQHRGKKLPHSVIEGNFYGAVLASSHHFDVLDLHYYFRWDAHHRRGDGVHWSRAAHRRITHLLLAHVADAWGVEIPERRPQGGCFQANALEWGSQPAPCPAPHAAPPCPWGSALGHVSDSAGPEWDSSCLSWTPPPSACPLPPPAPRPLFDFCCPSKDPIFQEDSPFLPSDAGPGTPLSGYISFDNCPGFSAEGPASRFQASWGAPHALPGPGPFPGFSGNPGPSFPPHPRSPTRRGHGGRSHGFIMRRQPVRWRSGPPYNRPHYGCY from the exons ATGGTCACTTTCGTCACGCACGAAGTCCGGCAGCTGCTGCACAACAAGTTCGTGGTGGTCGTGGGGGATTCCAGTGAGTCAGCCGAAGGGACGCCGGAGCCCCCCAGCGCGGGGG TCCAGCGATCGGTTTACAAGGACCTGGTGTTGCTTTTGCAGAAGGATGCTCTCCTCAGCCAGGCCCAGCTGAAAGCCAAG GGGGAGCTGACCTTTGAGAACGACTGCCTGGTGGAGGGCGGCACGCTGGGCGAGCTGACCAACGGCACCCACTACAAGGAGGTGCGGCAGTACCGCACGGACCATCACCTGGTGCGCTTCTACTTCGTCACCCGTGTCTACTCCGACTACATGGAGAGCATCCTGGCCGACTTCCAGGCTGGGCCGCAGCCCGACGTCGTCATCATCAACTCCTGCTTGTGGGACGTGAGCAG gtaCGGCCCCAAGTCCATGAAGCAGTACCGGGTGAATCTGGAGAAGGCCTTTAACCGCCTGGACAAGGTGCTGCCCCATGCCTGCCTCCTGGTGTGGAACATGACGATGCCCGTGGGCCACAAAATCATCGGGGGCTTCCTCACCCCAGAG ctgcagcaccgAGGCAAGAAGCTGCCCCACAGTGTGATCGAGGGCAACTTCTACGGGGCcgtcctggccagcagccaccacttcgACGTGCTGGACCTGCACTACTATTTCCGCTGGGATGCGCACCACCGCCGGGGGGACGGCGTCCACTGGAGCCGGGCTGCCCACCGCAGGATCacccacctgctgctggcccacgTGGCCGACGCCTGGGGCGTCGAGATCCCGGAGAGGAGACCCCAGGGCG GTTGCTTTCAGGCAaatgctctggagtggggctCGCAGCCCGCCCCCTGCCCGGCGCCCCACGCTGCTCCGCCCTGCCCCTGGG GGTCCGCGCTCGGTCACGTCTCTGACTCTGCAGGGCCCGAGTGGGAcagcagctgcctgtcctggacGCCCCCGCCCAGCGCCTGCCCGCTGCCCCCTCCGGCTCCCCGGCCCCTCTTTGACTTCTGCTGCCCCTCCAAGGATCCCATTTTCCAGGAagactcccccttcctccccagcgaTGCGGGGCCTGGCACGCCCCTCTCCGGATACATCAGCTTCGACAACTGCCCCGGATTCAGTGCGGAGG GTCCTGCCAGCCGCTTTCAAGCTTCCTGGGGCGCACCGCACGCTCTTCCGGGCCCGGGGCCCTTCCCCGGCTTCTCAGGAAACCCAGGACCCAGCTTCCCTCCGCACCCCCGGAGCCCGACCAGGCGAGGCCACGGCGGGCGCTCCCACGGCTTCATAATGAGGCGGCAGCCAGTGAGATGGAGGTCTGGGCCCCCCTACAACAGGCCCCACTACGGCTGCTactga